aggatcacacatctaggaagtgtctgaggccaaatttgaaagcAGAAAGATAAATCTTCTTGACTTAAGGCCTTGTACTCCATCAACTGCATTACCTAGCAACCCTGGGTGGTATGAATCATAAAACAGAGAGGATGTTACCCAAATTTCTGTTAGTAAAGAGCCCACTGGCCACAAAACTTTACCATTCCATTTGAGATGAAAGAAGACTTTTGATGACCAGAAAGATCCGATAAGGAATGTTTTAACTCCCTCTTGGCCTCTCCCTTTGAGGGAAATAGGAAGCATAGCTGCTTATAATCTGGAATGCTGCTGCTTGTTTCCTCTCCACCCCACCCTATCATTTACTTTCTAAAGGTTGCCCCACTTAAGCATTGTAGAATTGagtgtgactttattttttaagttcaaagttctttcttttatagataaatatttattattgcctTTAAGGTCTGGAAAACCACATTATTGATTGAAGCATATATgcttttgaatcattttttttaaatttgaatatacatatatatgcatttatgtgtatGGTATGGGATAACATTGTTATAATATTGATGTCGATAGCCCTATGGAAAGAAAATCATACATCATTTATACTACAAAATAGAATATGAAGATATGATATCTAATATTTGTTCCCAGTGACTTTACTTCATTCTGAGAAAAACAATGAAGAGCTGCGTGATGGAGTTACAGaataagaagaaccagaaaagatCCGCTAATATGCCCGAGAGACCAGAATCAGACATTTCGGAAGCAGAGAAGCTTTGTTAGTTGCAACTGGAGAAAAGGATCAGTTCTCCCAGCTTCTGACCACCATTTGGGGTCTAGCTGGGTTACACACACTGACAGGGGCGGCTAAAAGGAACCACAGAATGGGAAAGGAGAATGATTCAgcaacaaaagcaaattcttttttttttccttgttctgctgGGTTTGTCCGGGGGCAGCTTCAGAGCTGGAGCAATTTTCAGTGGTGGAGAGATGTAGAGAGACTTTTTTGCAGCCAGTGTGTCAAAGGCCTTAGGGCTGGGCATGGGAGAATTGTCAAAGCTCGGGCTAGAGTTGTTTTCAAAGGGAATAAAAAGCATTTGCAGCTGCATACTAAAACCGGGCATCTGTTCTTGAGAGAGAAACTGGACCAAGAAGAACTATGCGACTCCCCTATTCTCTTTGTGCTGCCTTTCCAGACCTTACTGGAAAATCCCTTTCATATTTTTCAGGATGAACTAATAGTGGAAAATATTAACGACCATTCAGCAGTTTTTAGTCACTGAGATGAAATTCTCAAGAACCCCTCCGCCGGAACTATATTTGTCCTAGAAAATGCACAGGATTTAGATGTAAAAAGCAACAGCCTCCAGAACTACAAGATCGGAACCAACTCTCATTTCCACAGTCAAATTCGGGACagtagaaaggggaagagattcccAGTGTTTGTATTAGATAAAATCCTGGATCGGGAGGAACAGCCTGAAGTTCGATGAACTCTCGCTGCTGTGGACCGAGGAACTCCACAGATTGGTCCTTGTAGTCGATATCAATGACAATGCCTTCGTGTTTGTATTTGTTTACTCATTCCAGTATAAAGCTCAGATTCCTGAGAACAGTTTTGGATCTCCAGTAGTCACAGTTTCAGCAACAGATATAGATGCAGGAAATAATGCAGATATTTTTGCATGCCTCTGAAAACATTCGTAAAACTTTTCAACTAACACAAAAATCTGATGAactttatttaaaggaaaaagtagaTTTTGAATTAATTCAGTTTTACACCATCGTCATTTAGGACATAGATGGGGGTGAGGAGGATTTTCAGCAGAATGTACTGTTATTGTTCAGGTGATAGATCTGGACAATAATCTTCCAGAGTTGACCATATCTTAACTTACCAGCCCCTTCTCAGAGAATTCACCTGACACAGTGGTAGCTGTCTTCAGTGTTTCAGATCTGGATTCTGGGGAAAAGGAATGATGGTTTGCTTCATCaaggatgacttttttttcccccctgaaacgTTCCACTGAGAACTTCTACACAGTAATAACAGAAAGAGCACTGGGCAGAGAAAGGAGGGTTTAGTACATGACTTACTGATGGACTTGGGATCTCCAAGTTTCAATCTGAGCACAATACCATGgtgcttctctctttttatcaattATAAGTCTCAAGTTTTTATACAGAAAGCCTACAAAATGTACCTTCAGAAGAACAACACTACTGCTCTCCACATTGGCAATGTCCGTATCAGTGACAGGGACTTAGGAATCAACCAATACCAAAGTCACTCTCTGCTACCTCCAGAGACTGAAGACCTGCCCCTCTTTTCCTACATTTCCATCAACTCACACAATGGCCATCTCTAATGTTCTGAGATCCCTGGATTAAGAAGTCATCCAAGCTTTCCAGTTCACTATGAGGGCAGTTTATGGTGGCTCTCTATCACTAAGCAGCCACTTTCTGGTTCAGATTATGGTACAGGATGAAATTGATAACTCTCCTTTTGTTCAATACCTCTGCAAAATGGCACAGCTCCCTGCAGTTATCTGGTGCCCAGAATTGCAGAGCCTGGTTACCCGGTGACCAAGGTAGTAATTGTGGATAGAGATTGGGGACAGAATTCTTGGCTTTCCTAACAGCTGCTCAAGACCACAGATCTAGGCCTCTTCGCTTTGTAGACCTACAATGGGAAATTCACACAGAAAGACCCATCAGTGACAAAGATGCCATCAAGCAGGAGCTCATAGTGCTGGTGAAGGACAATGGGCAACCACCTCTGTCTACAATGGCCATAGTAAATGTACTCCTGGTGGATGTTTTTTCTGATCTCTACCTGCAATTACCAGATGTACCTAAGGAGCAGGTCCAGACTGATTTTAAagtacatttgaaaaatattgaaaatgataGGAATACAAACACAAGTAGTAGAAAATGGaataagataaaatggaaaaaaacataaacaattacttaaaacaaataaaaacaaccaccaaaaatcaaaactaaatgaTATGTTTGGTCCAAAGAATAGATGATTGGGGAAAATATTCAACTTGCTTGATGGATTAGTTAGCATGACatatctggttttttttctttttttctcttcattgttaCTTAATGATGCctgaaaataggaagaggaaaacatatactgggaaatgaattatgtaaaaataaaaatatcaatcatttgaaaaagaaaaaaaaactaactaataCATGAATGTGAAATGAGGAAAGGAGAGTGTCACATTTTAGGATGTGCAATATCAGCCTAACTTCTCATGGAAGAgtcatgattttttcttttggttttcataGGAGTATTTCACAAACCTCCAGGTAGATTTTTTTCACTGGATAAGTTTTCCTGAAGAAACATAGATACCTAGATTCTGGATAACTAAGTTCATTATAAAATAAGCACTAACCAATTAGAAAGGATTTTCTAGCCATTATAGCTACCATAGTGTTATGTGGAAGGAGATGAGCTTTGGGGGTTAGTAGAAAATAACTGAAAGCAAAATAAGTGTTTATACACTAATGATCTATAGAATAAATTTTGATATAGGAATTAATCCAATTATTATgctgcaaaaataataaatacaaagaaacaaatatgaagaattcagaggatATTGGAAAGACTAGTAAGAACTGACACAGTAACAAAAATAGAAGCAGgagaataaattttattttaagcataataattgaaagaaaaacaaatctgaaaGATTTCAGAATTCCAATCAATGCTATTATGTATTTAGAGGCAGGAGGTGAatcatctcttctctttctctgtaggAAATGAATTCACTTTAGGTATTGAAAGGTACAAGTAATAAGTAGGCATTCCCATTGTATTGATGTGCTTTGTttaattgtattttgtttattaaGAAGAGTGTTTTAGAGCAGTAAGTTATTGTGAATTGATAAAAacgtaaaaaaaaagtaaaagaaaaagaaaactatttcaaaTATAGGCCAACTCAGAACCATTCTTTCATACAGGACTCATAATGAATCAACTTTAGAATATCCAGTCCTAATCAATAAATAGATCATATACccattctttcattcttcctagaataaggaaaaatggaTCTCCTTTTTGGAAAAACACAGGTGAGACTTAATTTCCTGGATTCAGGTCCCAGGGAATGGATTTCTAGGAACGCATTCATTTGAGGGAAGAGAGAATAGTGAATAGTATCATATCCCTGCTGTCAAGGAGTCCTCAGATCCAGGGTTGTTTCTGCAGTCCAGTCAAGTAGCTTAAAGCagtttaaaacttaaaactatcAAGATCACATCAGAAGTATATGGAATTGTCTATAAACTCTTAGGTTCCATAAGGAGAAGAATGTTTATAGCTGAAAATAAATTCGAAATGCTTCTTTTTGTACCCCACCCTCAAGACTTATTCTTCCCCTGCCTCACGGTCTCTAAAAATCACCTCCGATGGTTCTACTACATGAAGATGTGACTTTTTCTGAACCTAAATATCATGTCAAAAGGCACAAATGGTTGTATTCTTTTCATAGCTCTTATCTTTATTTACCTATGAGGTGCTGGACAAATCGTCCTAAACCAAGACAATGTCATTTCTTAGTGCTTGCAACATTGATATGGATTCTCTTATAAAAAACGAACCAGAAATTACTTAAAATACATTGAAGAATTCAAAATACCGTATCTAGCGAGAAACATACTTTCCATGCTTTTTGAGATGATGATGGACCGCATGGCGGCGCTGCAGGCTAAAAAGACACAGAAAAGATCAGCGGATGCGCCATTTCCCAGAAAGACGGAGCTGAATCAGTTAAGAAGAGAAGCTTTCTCAGTTGGAACTAGAGGAAAGGTCCAGAAGCCTCATTTGAAATACCAGACGGACTGACAAAAATTGTAGTCTCGGATTATCATTTGCAATCGATCTCGGCTACACACATATTGAGAGGAAGGGGTAAGAAATGGAACTTGATGGAGCGACGATTCTGCGACTAAGGCAAGTTCTCTTTCTCCTTGTTCTACTGGGTGTGTCTGGGGAGGTCTCAGAGCCGAAACAGTTTTCCGTGGTGGAGGAGATGGAGAGGGGCACCTTTGTGGCCAATGTAGCAAAGGCTCTTGGCCTGGAAATGGGGGAACTGTCAGATCGCGGGACCAGAGTCGTTTTCAAAGGGAACAAAGAATATTTGCAGCTGAACCGTAGAACTGGGGATCTGCTCTTGAGAGAGAAACTGGATCGGGAGGAGCTGTGCGGCCCCTCTGATCCCTGTGTGCTCCCTTTTAAGATTCTATTGGAAAACCCCCTCGAGATTCTTCCTGCTGTATTAAATGTCCTGGACATTAATGACCATTCACCAATATTCTTAGAAACTGAGATGCTTCTAAAAATCTCCGAGAGCGCTTTGCCTGGGACTGTGTTTCTGCTAGAAAGTGGGAAAGATTTGGACGTGGGTAGCAACAGTATCCAGAACTACACAATTAGTCCCAACTCTCTTTTCCATATTCAAATTCGAGATAACAGTGAGGGCAAGAGATATCCAGAACTTGTGCTGGATGAAACACTGGACCGAGAAGAGCAGTCTGAGGTCACTTTAACTCTCACTGCAGTGGATGGGGGAATTCCACCTAGGTCTGGAACTGCCCAAGTCCGAATTCTTGTAGTTGATATCAATGACAACGCCCCAGTGTTTGCTCAGCTGCGTTATGAAGTTCAAATCCCTGAGAACAGTTCCATTGGATCCAAGATTGTTACAGTTTCTGCCACAGATTTAGATGCAGGGAATAATGGAGAAATATCTTACACTTTTTTGCATGCCTCTGAAAATATTCGAAAAATTTTCCACCTTAAAGAGGAATTAGGAGAACTTTACTTAAGGGAGAAAGTGGATTTTGAGTCAGCTCAATCTTACATTATAAATATCCAAGCCGCAGATGGTGGCGGCCTTTCAGCAGAATGTACTGTTGTTATTCAGGTCATAGATCTAAACGACAATCCTCCAGAAGTCACTATATCTTCATTTACCAGTCCCATCCCAGAGAATTCTCCTGAGACAGTGGTAGCTGTCTTCAGTGTTTCGGATCTAGATTCTGGGGAAAATGGAAGGATAGTTTGCTCCATCCAAGATGACCTTCCTTTTGCCCTGAAACCTTCTATTGAGAACTTCTATACGTTGGTAACAGAAGGAGCATTAGACAGAGAGTACAAGGCTGAGTACAACATCACGATTACAGTGATGGACTTGGGCTTCCCGAGGCTCAAATCTGAGTATAATCTCACAGTGCTCATCTCTGATGTCAATGATAACCCTCCCATGTTTTCTCAGAGAACCTACAAAGTGTATCTTCAGGAGAATAACAGTCCTGCCCTCCACATTGGCAGTGTCAGTGCCAGTGACAGGGACTCGGGGATCAATGCCAAAGTCACTTACTCTCTACTACCTCCAGAGCCTGAAGACCTGCCCCTCTTCTCCTACATTTCCATCAACTCAGACAATGGTCATCTCTATGCTCTGAGATCTCTGGATTATGAAGCTATCCAAACTTTCCAGTTCACTGTGAGGGCAGTTGATGGTGGCTCTCCATCACTGAGCAGCCAGGTTTTGGTTCAGATTATGGTACAGGATGAAAATGATAACTCTCCTTTTGTTCTGTATCCCCTGCAAAATGGCACAGTTCCCTGCAACGATCTGGTGCCCAGAACTGCAGAGCCAGGTTACCTGGTGACCAAGGTGATAGCTGTGGATAGGGACTGGGGACAGAATTCCTGGCTTTCCTATCAGCTGCTCAAGGCCACTGACTCAGGCCTCTTCACTTTGTGGGCCCACAATGGGGAAATTCACACAGCAAGGCCTATCAGTGACAGAGATGCCATCAAGCAGAAGCTTGTGGTGCTGGTGAAGGACAATGGGCAGCCATCTCTGTCCACAGTGGCTACACTAAATGTGCTCTTAGTGGATGGCTTCTCTGAGCCCTATGTGAAACTACCAGGTATATCTAAAGAGGAAGTTCCCACTGACACCCTAACAACCTACCTAATAATTTCCCTGACTACTGTCTCATTTCTGTTCCTGTTATCTATTATAATATTCATTGTCATtcacctatggaagaggaagaaggattcCACTGACATTAGGAACTTCACTTCAAATAACCCTTTCCCAGGACACTTAGTGAATATCAGCAGGACCGGAACCCTATCCCATAGTTACCAATATGAGGTATGTTTGGCCAATGACTCTGGAGCCAGTGAATTTAAATTCCTAAAGCCTATTATTCCCACACTTCTTACTTCAGAGGGAAATAAGTACTCCATTGAAAACTTAGCCTGAAGGAATAGCTGTGGCTTCAATTAAGGTTTTACCTGGACTTAAATGCATAGAGATGAGGCTTTGtagcttccttcccttccctcttccattatttgcctcactttctgtagcataaaataataaatttctatagGATTACATTTTATCATaatattttaatcttctttttccaCCTCTTCCTCCACATTTTCCTCTCTGCTGCAttctttctttgtaaatctttttttcctttcttcttctgttcCCCTTAGGTAATAGAATTTTCTCCCAGTTACCCTATTACTTACTTATCTTTGAAAAGAATGAACCATtatgtttcctttttcatttataaCTTAAAATTTAATCTTCCTTAGCCAATGTTTTTTAAGTATCAAACTTAATTGTGGCTCCATACTCTCACTCAGAGTTATTCTCTCCTGTATCACTTACAAAGGAATGTTTCCAGGAGTTCATTTTTATTATGGCAATGAAAATAATTGTGGTTGTCCTGAAGGACAATGTAGGCAGTTGTTCTGGTATTTGCTCCTTATCCCTTTTAAAGTGAGAGATTCTCAGAGAACATTAATGACCTTGTAACCTATTAGCTGTGGCCCCAATAGTTTTTATAATTGCCCACATACTTCAAAAAACTAAGATTCAAACTATTTACCTGGATTTTGCTTTTCAATTCTTAGACATCACtgaaaatattcctttttgtGGTTTCTGATGTCAATTCCCTTACAAACGCCTCATTTTGGAAAATAACAAGGACTAATCAAGAACAGTAATATATTGGTGAAAAAAAGGACTATAATACAGCTCTTTCAAAGTAATAAAGACAAATCTGTTAAATTCTTGTGAAGAAGAACATGTTTTAGCTTGGAGATAGTTGTGAAGTATTAAATGCAGACTTCTAACCAGTGAATATTTCAATGACACTGTACATTAATGACGATTTCTAATCTTTATTCTTAATATAAATTTCAAGAAGTGGAGTCATGGCTTTGTTATGGTTCTGTAAAGTCATCCTTGTGAGCTactttgtatacatatacatatatatatatatatatatatatatatatatatatatatatatatatgcctcttCTCTCCTTCAGTCACATAGATTTGAGTTTTTTGCATCCTTTAGATGGATAAGACATCTTACATCATGCGttattgtgaagttcaaatgagataataattgtaaagatttTAGCGGAGtctctggcacataataagtattaaTAAATGGTTGCTCTTTTCCCTCCTTAAGGTCTGATAATGGTTTTCTCATTGGTTATTTAAATCATCTTCCAGTATGGGGAGAATTCCAGTTCATGAGTATCACCATCTTGGAAAAAGCATGTGCTTTTGAATATCTATTTGAGAGCTTTGAGCGATTTCATAGATAGCCCTTCTGAATTTATCACCTAATATTTAATCTAGAAGGGTCTTCACATgtttttca
The DNA window shown above is from Sminthopsis crassicaudata isolate SCR6 chromosome 2, ASM4859323v1, whole genome shotgun sequence and carries:
- the LOC141556812 gene encoding protocadherin beta-2-like — encoded protein: MELDGATILRLRQVLFLLVLLGVSGEVSEPKQFSVVEEMERGTFVANVAKALGLEMGELSDRGTRVVFKGNKEYLQLNRRTGDLLLREKLDREELCGPSDPCVLPFKILLENPLEILPAVLNVLDINDHSPIFLETEMLLKISESALPGTVFLLESGKDLDVGSNSIQNYTISPNSLFHIQIRDNSEGKRYPELVLDETLDREEQSEVTLTLTAVDGGIPPRSGTAQVRILVVDINDNAPVFAQLRYEVQIPENSSIGSKIVTVSATDLDAGNNGEISYTFLHASENIRKIFHLKEELGELYLREKVDFESAQSYIINIQAADGGGLSAECTVVIQVIDLNDNPPEVTISSFTSPIPENSPETVVAVFSVSDLDSGENGRIVCSIQDDLPFALKPSIENFYTLVTEGALDREYKAEYNITITVMDLGFPRLKSEYNLTVLISDVNDNPPMFSQRTYKVYLQENNSPALHIGSVSASDRDSGINAKVTYSLLPPEPEDLPLFSYISINSDNGHLYALRSLDYEAIQTFQFTVRAVDGGSPSLSSQVLVQIMVQDENDNSPFVLYPLQNGTVPCNDLVPRTAEPGYLVTKVIAVDRDWGQNSWLSYQLLKATDSGLFTLWAHNGEIHTARPISDRDAIKQKLVVLVKDNGQPSLSTVATLNVLLVDGFSEPYVKLPGISKEEVPTDTLTTYLIISLTTVSFLFLLSIIIFIVIHLWKRKKDSTDIRNFTSNNPFPGHLVNISRTGTLSHSYQYEVCLANDSGASEFKFLKPIIPTLLTSEGNKYSIENLA